One Peterkaempfera bronchialis DNA window includes the following coding sequences:
- a CDS encoding 3'(2'),5'-bisphosphate nucleotidase CysQ family protein gives MSVEPLWSSLTQQLLRTFADYRNRLADLPIEFKADRTLLTRADVEIQDLIVREIRRLDPNAVIIAEEDERTGPREEVAKSDGRVWVIDPIDGTAEFVRHDRVEFCSVVCLLEDWKPSAALVVAPELGTGRTPLVVTGDVTAGTVRLGGGSVPAPEPAEWVSVTRSLGSPARSFEAIAKQAGYRLKTRTTSQTLDMVRTVVDLSAVTDPVLPRFDLFWRRTQKLWDGAAGLCLGAALGLRSMGENGEPLPYGPEFLSAPTPAFPSTVMGRPETVAWFLEVSRA, from the coding sequence ATGTCCGTAGAACCGCTGTGGAGCTCGCTTACCCAGCAGCTTCTCCGGACTTTCGCAGACTACCGCAACCGCCTTGCAGACCTCCCGATCGAGTTCAAGGCCGACCGGACACTGCTGACCAGGGCTGACGTCGAGATCCAAGATCTGATTGTCAGGGAGATCAGGCGACTGGATCCCAACGCAGTGATCATCGCGGAAGAGGACGAGCGGACGGGTCCGCGCGAAGAGGTGGCGAAGTCGGACGGCCGGGTCTGGGTAATCGACCCGATTGACGGTACCGCCGAGTTCGTCCGCCATGACCGGGTCGAGTTCTGCTCGGTCGTGTGCCTTCTGGAGGACTGGAAACCGTCCGCCGCCCTCGTCGTGGCCCCCGAACTGGGGACTGGCCGCACCCCGCTCGTCGTCACCGGCGACGTCACCGCCGGCACAGTCCGGCTCGGCGGCGGGTCCGTACCTGCGCCGGAGCCGGCAGAGTGGGTCTCGGTGACCCGCAGTCTCGGCAGCCCGGCACGCTCCTTCGAAGCCATTGCCAAGCAAGCCGGATACCGCCTCAAAACCCGGACGACGTCCCAGACCCTGGACATGGTGCGCACCGTCGTGGATCTCAGCGCGGTCACCGACCCTGTCCTGCCACGATTCGATCTCTTCTGGCGGCGCACGCAGAAACTCTGGGACGGCGCAGCCGGCCTCTGCCTGGGTGCGGCACTCGGTCTGCGCAGCATGGGGGAAAATGGCGAGCCCCTGCCGTACGGGCCTGAGTTTCTCAGCGCCCCCACACCGGCCTTCCCCTCCACAGTCATGGGCCGCCCCGAGACCGTCGCCTGGTTCCTGGAGGTCAGCCGCGCATGA
- a CDS encoding endo-1,4-beta-xylanase: MGLLLSAAVPMAFAHSASGHPAPLAPGQNAHTSARPLDQTLATLGKRAGVRIGTAVNTDALADEPAYTRQVATQFSSVTPENVMKWDAVEPSRGSYNWKAADQLVSFARAHGQLVRGHTLVWHSQLPSWLTNGSFTPAQLRDILRKHITDEAGHFKGKIWQWDVVNEAFNDDGTLRDTIWLQQLGPGYIADAFRWAHQADPKAVLFINDYNIEGVNAKSTALYNLVKKLRGQGVPIHGVGVQGHLDVQYPAPHDIAQNLARFDALGVQTAITEADVRIPLPSDNTKVEAQNQAYSTLLQGCLLTARCTDFTVWGFTDKYSWVPSVFTGEGDANIMDADYQPKSAFTVLQQDLLLAGRHR, encoded by the coding sequence ATGGGCCTGCTGCTCTCCGCCGCAGTGCCGATGGCGTTCGCCCACTCAGCCTCCGGGCACCCCGCGCCCCTGGCCCCCGGCCAGAACGCCCACACCTCGGCCAGACCCCTGGACCAGACCCTCGCCACGCTCGGCAAGCGGGCCGGGGTGCGCATCGGCACGGCGGTGAACACGGACGCCCTGGCCGACGAGCCCGCCTACACCCGGCAGGTGGCCACCCAGTTCTCCTCGGTGACCCCGGAGAACGTGATGAAGTGGGACGCCGTCGAGCCCAGCCGGGGCAGCTACAACTGGAAGGCCGCCGACCAGCTCGTCTCCTTCGCCCGCGCCCACGGCCAGCTGGTCCGCGGCCACACCCTGGTCTGGCACAGCCAGCTCCCGTCGTGGCTGACCAACGGCTCGTTCACCCCCGCCCAGCTGCGCGACATCCTCCGCAAGCACATCACCGACGAGGCCGGCCACTTCAAGGGCAAGATCTGGCAGTGGGACGTCGTCAACGAGGCGTTCAACGACGACGGCACGCTGCGCGACACCATCTGGTTGCAGCAGCTCGGCCCGGGTTACATCGCCGACGCATTCCGCTGGGCCCACCAGGCCGACCCCAAGGCCGTCCTGTTCATCAACGACTACAACATCGAGGGCGTCAACGCGAAGAGCACCGCCCTCTACAACCTGGTCAAGAAGCTGCGCGGCCAGGGTGTGCCGATCCACGGCGTCGGTGTCCAGGGCCACCTGGACGTGCAGTACCCCGCCCCGCACGACATCGCCCAGAACCTGGCCCGCTTCGACGCCCTCGGGGTGCAGACCGCCATCACCGAGGCCGACGTCCGTATCCCGCTGCCCTCCGACAACACCAAGGTCGAGGCGCAGAACCAGGCGTACAGCACCCTCCTCCAGGGCTGCCTGCTGACCGCCCGCTGCACCGACTTCACCGTCTGGGGCTTCACCGACAAGTACTCCTGGGTCCCCAGCGTCTTCACCGGCGAGGGCGACGCCAACATCATGGACGCCGACTACCAGCCCAAGTCCGCGTTCACCGTCCTCCAGCAGGACCTGCTCCTGGCCGGTCGCCACCGCTGA